One genomic segment of Acidobacteriota bacterium includes these proteins:
- the rsmD gene encoding 16S rRNA (guanine(966)-N(2))-methyltransferase RsmD, whose translation MRIIAGQYKGRRLKTLDGLRVRPTSDRLRETVFNILAPRIAGARFADICAGSGALGIEALSRGAREVVFIENNRRAAQIISENLQHCGIEAGVRVINRDALTALKYLGEKPVQFDLCYLDPPYDAQLYSPILWLLAKQPLLAENGLVVVEHRRQAPLAESFETLRAYRTLTQGETQLTFYRHEHNETVS comes from the coding sequence ATGCGCATCATCGCCGGACAATACAAAGGCCGCCGCTTGAAAACGCTCGACGGCTTGCGCGTGCGCCCGACTTCAGATCGTTTGCGCGAGACGGTCTTTAACATTCTCGCGCCGCGCATCGCAGGCGCGCGCTTCGCCGACATCTGCGCCGGTTCCGGCGCGCTGGGAATTGAAGCCCTGTCGCGCGGGGCGCGTGAGGTCGTCTTTATCGAAAACAATCGCCGCGCGGCGCAAATCATCAGCGAGAACTTGCAGCATTGCGGTATCGAAGCGGGCGTGCGCGTCATCAATCGCGATGCGTTGACGGCGTTGAAATACCTGGGCGAAAAGCCGGTGCAATTCGATCTTTGTTATCTCGATCCGCCCTATGACGCGCAACTCTATTCGCCCATCCTGTGGCTGTTGGCGAAACAGCCGCTGCTGGCGGAAAATGGCCTTGTCGTGGTCGAACACCGCCGCCAAGCACCGCTGGCGGAAAGTTTTGAAACGCTGCGCGCCTATCGCACTTTGACGCAAGGCGAGACGCAGTTGACGTTTTACCGTCATGAACACAACGAAACAGTTTCATAA
- a CDS encoding DUF1501 domain-containing protein, which translates to MKTPESIQPPDSSRRWFIEQCGVGLGAIAANSLLTQAGYAQAQNNPQSAIHNPQSSNPLAPKQPHFKPKAKNIIYLFMAGGPSHIELFDNKPALAKFDGTLPPPELLKGYRAAFINPNSTLLGPKFKFAKYGKSGAELSELLPYTAKIADDICIVKSMVTDAFNHAPGQLLMNTGAMIFGRPSFGAWTVYGLGSESQDLPAFVAFSTGSKGPSGGNACWGSGFLPTVYQGVQFRTVGDPVLYLSNPRGVDDELQRATLDTINRLNRMQLAATGDPEIATRINSFETAFKMQKVAPEATDISKEPKHILDLYGAEPGKPSFANSVLMARRLVEKGVRFVQIMHEAWDQHGSLVRDLTKNCKDTEQACAALVQDLKQRGMLDDTLVIWGGEFGRTPMVQGGNDGRDRHPNAFTMWFAGGGIKPGVTIGTTDDLGFNVAEDRVHVHDLHATLLHLLGFDHEKLTYRFQGRDFRLTDVHGVVQEKLLA; encoded by the coding sequence ATGAAAACACCGGAATCCATTCAACCGCCAGACAGCAGCCGCCGCTGGTTCATCGAACAATGCGGCGTCGGCTTGGGCGCCATTGCTGCGAACTCGCTGCTCACGCAAGCGGGTTACGCACAGGCACAAAACAATCCGCAATCCGCAATCCACAATCCACAATCCAGTAATCCGCTCGCCCCCAAACAGCCGCACTTCAAACCCAAGGCCAAGAACATCATTTACCTGTTTATGGCGGGCGGGCCGAGCCACATCGAACTCTTCGACAACAAACCCGCGCTGGCGAAATTTGACGGCACGCTGCCGCCGCCGGAATTGCTGAAAGGCTACCGCGCGGCGTTCATCAATCCGAACTCGACGCTGCTGGGGCCGAAATTCAAGTTCGCCAAATATGGCAAAAGTGGCGCGGAGCTTTCCGAACTGTTGCCGTATACCGCCAAAATCGCGGATGACATCTGCATCGTCAAATCAATGGTCACGGATGCGTTCAACCATGCGCCCGGCCAATTGCTGATGAATACGGGCGCGATGATTTTCGGGCGTCCGAGCTTTGGCGCGTGGACGGTTTACGGGCTGGGCAGCGAATCGCAGGACTTGCCCGCCTTCGTCGCGTTCAGCACGGGCAGCAAGGGGCCGAGCGGCGGCAACGCGTGTTGGGGCAGCGGCTTTTTGCCGACGGTTTATCAGGGCGTGCAATTCCGCACGGTGGGCGATCCGGTGCTGTATCTTTCCAACCCGCGCGGCGTAGATGATGAGCTGCAACGCGCCACGCTCGACACCATCAACCGGCTGAACCGCATGCAACTCGCAGCGACGGGCGATCCGGAAATCGCCACCCGCATCAATTCGTTCGAGACAGCCTTCAAGATGCAAAAGGTCGCGCCCGAAGCCACTGACATCAGCAAGGAGCCGAAACACATTTTGGATTTATACGGCGCGGAACCGGGCAAACCTTCGTTCGCCAATTCGGTGTTGATGGCGCGGCGGCTGGTCGAAAAGGGCGTGCGCTTCGTCCAAATCATGCACGAAGCCTGGGATCAGCACGGTTCGCTGGTGCGCGACCTGACCAAGAATTGCAAGGACACCGAACAGGCGTGCGCAGCCTTGGTGCAGGATTTGAAACAGCGCGGCATGCTCGACGATACGCTGGTCATCTGGGGTGGCGAATTTGGCCGCACGCCGATGGTGCAGGGCGGCAACGACGGACGCGATCGTCATCCGAATGCGTTTACGATGTGGTTCGCGGGCGGCGGTATCAAACCGGGCGTGACGATTGGGACGACCGATGATTTGGGCTTCAACGTCGCCGAAGACCGCGTCCACGTGCATGATTTGCACGCGACGCTGCTGCACCTGCTGGGCTTCGATCACGAGAAGCTGACCTATCGTTTTCAGGGGCGCGATTTCCGGCTGACGGATGTGCATGGCGTGGTGCAAGAAAAGCTTTTGGCATAG
- the coaD gene encoding pantetheine-phosphate adenylyltransferase, with protein sequence MNTTKQFHNQGADIVPRRAIYPGSFDPLTNGHLDLIGRASRLFDEVIVALLVNPNKQPLFTVEERVALLQEVLPPRFANVQIETFSGLLVEYARQRQACAVIRGLRSAADYDYELPMVLMNRHLHPGVETVFLTAAQEYAHISSSLVKEVFRLGGDIDALVPDAVSRRMKEKLPK encoded by the coding sequence ATGAACACAACGAAACAGTTTCATAACCAAGGAGCCGACATCGTGCCGCGCCGCGCCATTTATCCCGGCTCCTTCGATCCGCTGACCAACGGACATCTCGATCTGATCGGACGCGCCAGCAGGCTGTTTGACGAAGTCATCGTCGCGCTGCTCGTCAATCCCAACAAACAGCCGCTCTTCACTGTCGAAGAGCGCGTGGCTTTGTTGCAGGAAGTTTTGCCACCGCGCTTTGCCAACGTACAGATCGAGACCTTCTCCGGTTTGTTGGTCGAATATGCGCGGCAACGCCAAGCCTGTGCCGTCATTCGCGGTCTGCGTTCGGCGGCGGATTACGATTACGAATTGCCGATGGTGCTGATGAACCGTCACTTGCATCCCGGCGTCGAAACTGTCTTTCTGACCGCCGCACAAGAATACGCGCACATCAGTTCGAGCCTGGTGAAAGAAGTGTTCAGACTGGGCGGCGACATTGACGCGCTGGTGCCGGACGCGGTGAGCCGTCGAATGAAAGAGAAGCTGCCCAAATAA
- a CDS encoding DUF2281 domain-containing protein encodes MNVAEFATKVEEVIANLKRDEELILTGDQNQVVAKLVPANEPVVAEAKPKRRQLGLIEGPAWMSPDFNEPLEDFAEYMP; translated from the coding sequence ATGAACGTCGCAGAGTTTGCCACAAAAGTGGAAGAAGTCATTGCCAATCTCAAACGCGATGAAGAATTGATTTTGACCGGCGACCAGAATCAGGTCGTAGCCAAACTGGTTCCTGCCAATGAGCCAGTCGTAGCAGAAGCCAAACCGAAACGCCGCCAGCTTGGTTTGATCGAAGGCCCTGCCTGGATGAGCCCCGACTTTAACGAACCACTCGAAGACTTTGCAGAATACATGCCATGA
- a CDS encoding PSD1 domain-containing protein produces the protein MAKKFKLALCSAVCLSAFVWLCERGLPQFASAQTRPLDFKRDIEPILAANCYGCHGAQKASGQLRLDLQATAIRGGLSGVVILPGKGKDSRLVQRLRGLGGEQRMPLGKSALSAQQINLIELWIDQGATWPADQSAIRNPQSAIPQHWAFVTPVRPALPMVKDKTWGKTPVDTFVLARLEKEGLTPSPQADKTTLARRLYLDLLGLPPTLQELDAFMADTSPDAYEKLVERLLASPHYGERWGRWWLDAARYADSNGFEKDRPRSIWPYRDWVIKAFNEDKRFDQFTIEQLAGDLLPKATLEQRIATGFLRNSMRNEEGGVDPEQFRVEEIIDRVDATGKAFLGLTVNCAQCHTHKFDPIKHEEYYRFYAFLNSDIEAELDVPDAKVTAKRAEINQAVAKLEDELSAKTPDLTARLAAWEEQMKPLAGAWQVLEDSTVTASFGVKFERLPDGSYAARGDASTNNSYVIKAKTAQSNITGIRLEVLSDVSLPRGGPGRRNDGVAAVNEFTIETVPYDNKEERPSGAKVAFGQVSSDFETPKNLAKFAADGDGKTAWSTDTLVAERHQDRKLVFALQQPLTLGAEKQFVFQLIQKYPDNNAIDWGVHSTVGRFRVSVTSAPNPQADPLPARVRQLLATPVAQRTKEQQREVFSFYRTTVKEWSETNQKIEELLRAWPYGDVTLALAERSVPRPTHIFRRGDWKRPEAETITPGTPAFLHPFPANAPRNRLGLAQWIVAKDNPLTPRVIVNRLWQSYFGAGLVTTPEDLGTRCEPASYPELLDWLAREFWDNGKSFKNVHRLIVNSATYRQASRITPKLQEADPTNRWLARAPRFRVEAETVRDIALAASGLLSRKIGGPSVYPPIPEGVLSLSFGRAMDWKTVPGEDRYRRGMYTFWKRNVPYPALQVFDMPNGDFACTRRTRSNTPLQALTTLNDATFMEMAQVFALRIWKEGGADEHVRMQYAFRLCTSRVPDAFELERLLKLLHEEQQQFAGKTAAAVYVSSADLNKLPEDVDLHQLAPWTMVARALLNLDETITKQ, from the coding sequence ATGGCTAAGAAATTCAAACTCGCCCTCTGTAGTGCCGTCTGCTTGTCGGCGTTTGTCTGGCTGTGTGAACGTGGCTTGCCCCAATTTGCCAGCGCACAAACGCGCCCGCTTGATTTCAAACGCGACATCGAGCCGATTCTGGCGGCGAACTGCTATGGCTGTCACGGCGCACAAAAAGCGTCAGGCCAGTTGCGGCTGGATTTGCAAGCGACGGCTATACGCGGCGGTCTCAGCGGCGTGGTCATCCTGCCCGGCAAAGGCAAAGATTCGCGCCTCGTGCAGCGTTTGCGCGGCCTGGGTGGCGAGCAACGCATGCCGTTGGGCAAATCAGCGCTGTCTGCTCAGCAAATCAACCTGATTGAACTATGGATTGATCAAGGTGCGACTTGGCCTGCTGACCAATCCGCAATCCGCAATCCGCAATCCGCAATCCCGCAGCATTGGGCGTTTGTGACGCCGGTGCGGCCAGCGTTGCCGATGGTGAAAGACAAGACTTGGGGAAAGACGCCGGTGGATACGTTCGTTTTAGCGCGGCTCGAAAAGGAAGGGCTGACGCCTTCACCACAAGCCGACAAGACGACACTGGCGCGACGCTTGTACCTGGACTTGCTGGGCTTGCCGCCAACATTGCAAGAGCTGGATGCGTTTATGGCCGACACCTCGCCGGATGCGTATGAAAAACTGGTCGAGCGGTTGCTGGCGTCGCCGCATTATGGCGAACGTTGGGGCCGCTGGTGGCTGGACGCGGCGCGTTATGCCGATTCGAATGGGTTTGAAAAAGACCGCCCGCGTTCAATCTGGCCGTATCGCGATTGGGTCATCAAGGCGTTTAACGAAGACAAGCGCTTCGATCAATTCACGATTGAGCAACTGGCCGGCGATCTGTTGCCAAAGGCGACGCTCGAACAACGCATTGCCACCGGCTTTCTGCGCAATTCGATGCGCAATGAAGAGGGCGGCGTAGACCCCGAACAGTTCCGCGTCGAAGAGATCATTGACCGCGTGGATGCGACGGGCAAAGCCTTCCTAGGTTTAACGGTCAACTGCGCGCAATGCCACACGCACAAATTCGATCCGATCAAACACGAAGAGTATTACCGGTTTTACGCCTTCCTCAACAGCGACATTGAGGCCGAACTCGACGTGCCCGATGCCAAGGTCACAGCCAAACGCGCCGAAATCAACCAAGCCGTCGCCAAGCTGGAAGACGAGCTAAGCGCCAAGACGCCCGATCTGACGGCGCGGCTGGCCGCGTGGGAAGAGCAGATGAAGCCGCTGGCGGGCGCTTGGCAGGTGCTTGAAGATTCCACCGTCACGGCTTCGTTCGGCGTGAAATTCGAGCGGTTGCCGGATGGTTCGTATGCGGCGCGCGGCGATGCTTCGACGAACAACAGTTACGTCATCAAGGCGAAGACAGCGCAATCGAACATCACCGGCATCCGTTTGGAAGTGCTCAGCGATGTCAGCCTGCCGCGCGGCGGCCCTGGTCGCCGCAACGATGGCGTGGCGGCGGTCAATGAATTCACTATCGAGACGGTGCCTTATGACAACAAAGAGGAGCGGCCTAGCGGCGCGAAAGTCGCCTTTGGTCAAGTGAGCAGCGATTTCGAGACGCCGAAAAACCTGGCGAAGTTTGCCGCCGATGGCGATGGGAAAACAGCCTGGAGCACCGACACGCTCGTGGCCGAACGCCATCAGGATCGCAAGCTGGTCTTCGCCTTGCAGCAACCGCTGACGCTGGGCGCCGAAAAGCAATTCGTCTTTCAACTCATTCAAAAATACCCCGACAACAATGCGATTGATTGGGGCGTGCATTCGACGGTTGGGCGCTTCCGCGTTTCGGTCACGAGCGCGCCCAATCCACAAGCCGATCCGTTGCCTGCGCGCGTGCGCCAATTGCTGGCGACGCCTGTGGCGCAGCGCACCAAAGAACAGCAACGCGAAGTTTTCAGCTTCTACCGCACGACGGTGAAAGAGTGGAGCGAGACCAATCAAAAGATCGAAGAGTTGCTGAGAGCGTGGCCCTATGGCGACGTGACGTTGGCGCTGGCTGAACGCAGCGTCCCGCGCCCGACGCACATCTTCCGGCGCGGCGATTGGAAGCGGCCCGAAGCCGAAACCATCACGCCCGGCACGCCCGCGTTTCTGCATCCGTTCCCGGCGAATGCGCCGCGCAATCGGCTGGGCCTGGCGCAATGGATCGTAGCAAAAGACAACCCGCTGACGCCGCGCGTAATTGTGAATCGCCTCTGGCAAAGTTACTTCGGCGCGGGGCTGGTCACGACACCCGAAGATTTGGGCACGCGCTGCGAACCGGCTTCGTACCCGGAACTGCTGGATTGGCTAGCGCGCGAATTTTGGGACAACGGCAAGAGTTTCAAGAACGTTCACCGCTTGATCGTCAATTCGGCAACCTATCGCCAAGCATCGCGCATTACACCCAAGCTGCAAGAGGCCGATCCAACCAATCGCTGGCTGGCGCGCGCGCCGCGCTTTCGCGTCGAAGCGGAAACCGTTCGCGACATTGCGCTGGCGGCGTCGGGTTTGCTCAGTCGCAAGATCGGCGGGCCGAGCGTGTATCCGCCGATTCCCGAGGGCGTGCTGAGTTTGAGTTTTGGCCGCGCGATGGATTGGAAGACGGTGCCGGGCGAAGACCGATACCGGCGCGGGATGTATACGTTCTGGAAACGCAACGTGCCTTACCCGGCCTTGCAGGTTTTCGATATGCCGAACGGCGATTTCGCCTGCACGCGGCGCACGCGCTCGAATACGCCGTTGCAAGCATTGACGACGCTCAATGACGCAACGTTTATGGAAATGGCGCAGGTCTTTGCCTTGCGCATCTGGAAAGAAGGCGGCGCTGACGAACACGTGCGGATGCAGTATGCCTTTCGTTTGTGCACGAGCCGCGTGCCCGATGCGTTTGAATTGGAACGCTTGTTGAAGCTGCTGCACGAAGAGCAGCAGCAATTCGCGGGCAAGACGGCGGCGGCGGTTTACGTGTCGTCGGCGGATTTGAACAAGCTGCCTGAAGATGTTGATCTGCATCAACTGGCGCCGTGGACGATGGTGGCGCGGGCCTTGCTGAATCTGGACGAAACGATCACCAAGCAGTAA
- a CDS encoding type II toxin-antitoxin system VapC family toxin gives MKLLLDTHTFLWSVIASFGPGLPQATRELLEDPANTLYLSIASVWETAIKVSTGKLRLPQPVQQIVNTEISRGDVSLLNIQLNHLALIETLPFHHKDPFDRLLIAQAQAENLTVVSVDAAFDPYGVKRLWLT, from the coding sequence ATGAAACTACTACTCGACACGCATACTTTTCTGTGGTCAGTGATCGCCAGCTTCGGACCGGGGTTGCCACAGGCCACTAGGGAGTTGCTCGAAGACCCTGCCAACACGCTGTATCTCAGCATCGCCAGCGTTTGGGAAACAGCTATCAAGGTCTCAACCGGCAAGTTGCGCTTGCCACAACCAGTCCAGCAAATCGTCAATACGGAGATCAGCCGCGGCGATGTTAGTTTGCTGAACATCCAGCTCAACCATCTGGCTTTGATCGAGACTTTGCCATTTCACCACAAAGACCCATTTGACCGGCTGTTAATCGCCCAAGCCCAAGCCGAAAACCTGACCGTTGTCAGCGTTGACGCGGCCTTTGATCCTTACGGCGTCAAGCGCCTTTGGCTCACTTGA
- a CDS encoding DUF1501 domain-containing protein, giving the protein MNYQDEIKLEFKKLLTRRHFFRECGVGLGSIALTSLLGQTMLAQSAIRNPLAPKQPHFKAKAKRVIYLFQAGAPSQFETFDYKPGLAKYNGKPCPPELLKGQTLAFIKPDAALYATELKFSKHGQSGAEISEAMPHLAKVADDITIIRSMMTDAVNHAPGQIMMNTGSVQFGRPSMGAWVTYGLGSESQDLPAFVVLTSAGGTSGGAGNWGSGFLPTVYQGVPFRRTGEPILSLTNPRGITRAMQRQTLDALKDLNEHHLDATGDSEIATRINSFEMAYRMQESGPELIDLSKESPETLALYGAEPGKNTYQNNCLLARRMIERGVRFVQLFHEAWDHHSEVRKGVLSQCKNTDQATAALIHDLKQRGLLEDTIVIWGGEFGRTPMVESDPEAGRALGRDHHNKAFSMFVAGGGFKPGVTLGQTDELGFNVAEDPVHVHDLHATIMQLLGFDHTKLTFRFQGRDYRLTDVHGLVIDKLLA; this is encoded by the coding sequence ATGAATTACCAAGACGAAATCAAACTCGAATTCAAAAAGCTGCTCACCCGGCGGCACTTCTTTCGGGAATGCGGCGTCGGGCTGGGTTCCATCGCGCTGACTTCCCTGTTGGGCCAAACCATGCTTGCGCAATCCGCAATCCGCAATCCGCTTGCGCCCAAACAGCCGCATTTCAAAGCCAAAGCCAAGCGCGTCATTTACCTGTTCCAAGCGGGCGCGCCCTCGCAATTCGAGACCTTTGATTACAAGCCGGGCCTGGCGAAATACAACGGCAAGCCCTGCCCGCCCGAGTTGCTCAAAGGCCAGACCCTCGCCTTTATCAAACCGGATGCCGCGCTTTATGCCACCGAATTGAAGTTCAGCAAGCACGGCCAGTCGGGCGCGGAAATTTCTGAAGCGATGCCGCATCTCGCCAAGGTCGCCGATGACATCACGATCATCCGTTCGATGATGACGGATGCGGTCAATCACGCGCCGGGCCAGATCATGATGAATACCGGCTCGGTGCAATTCGGGCGTCCGAGCATGGGCGCGTGGGTGACTTACGGGCTGGGCAGCGAATCGCAGGATTTGCCGGCGTTTGTGGTGCTGACTTCGGCGGGCGGGACGAGCGGCGGCGCGGGCAATTGGGGCAGCGGCTTTTTGCCGACGGTTTATCAGGGCGTGCCCTTCCGCCGCACGGGCGAACCGATTTTGTCGCTCACCAATCCGCGCGGCATCACACGCGCGATGCAGCGGCAGACGCTGGATGCGCTGAAAGACCTGAACGAGCATCATCTGGACGCGACGGGTGACTCTGAAATTGCGACGCGCATCAATTCGTTCGAGATGGCTTATCGTATGCAGGAAAGCGGGCCGGAGTTGATAGATTTGTCCAAGGAATCGCCAGAGACGCTGGCGCTGTACGGCGCGGAGCCGGGCAAAAACACCTACCAAAACAACTGCCTGCTGGCGCGGCGGATGATCGAACGCGGCGTGCGCTTCGTGCAGCTTTTCCACGAAGCTTGGGATCACCACAGCGAGGTGCGCAAGGGCGTGCTCAGCCAGTGCAAGAACACCGATCAAGCAACGGCGGCGCTGATCCATGACCTGAAACAGCGGGGGTTGCTGGAAGACACCATCGTCATCTGGGGCGGCGAATTTGGCCGCACGCCGATGGTCGAGAGCGACCCCGAAGCCGGGCGCGCACTGGGCCGCGATCATCACAACAAAGCGTTCTCAATGTTCGTGGCGGGCGGCGGTTTCAAGCCGGGCGTCACACTGGGCCAGACGGATGAATTGGGCTTCAACGTCGCCGAAGACCCGGTGCATGTGCACGATTTGCACGCGACGATCATGCAGTTGCTAGGCTTCGATCACACCAAACTGACGTTTCGTTTTCAGGGCCGCGATTACCGGCTGACGGATGTGCACGGGTTGGTGATTGATAAGTTGTTGGCGTAG
- a CDS encoding HDOD domain-containing protein produces the protein MLQGDIYTFPLPDLIQWLAFTRRTGQLNLAQGPDRAQLDALRAGKLDALPGNKPRPRVEVYFVEGGIAGAAVAGRGAVTNTNSMRALLANTLNWQTGRFTFSLDRLPAWAAKVTQTFAAERLLQAALADQASAKPSDTLLQFDGAPSDSENFTLAEHLRLYAVSRIQEKDFKIPALPDLAVRVLELTSDENFSLRSLGDLVIKDQAVAAQILRYANSPLYGYSYRVDSLEAAVKRIGAGEVVNIVIAAAIQTQRTKRDRFAAEKEQMWKLSSAAAFIAKTIAQKVELKSSLAFLCSLLMDLGITVLYTIFQDLLERQNLARGLPPQVVETLIWEYHPRIGRVVGEQWRLPGAVIEAMAFHHGLEKNYYDLPYVAVTALADYLATLAINTPRIDLAPALERFSPTLLVNHPAGTLLKLTLEQAAEVLAELPHNLRQSREFVLS, from the coding sequence ATGCTGCAAGGCGACATTTACACCTTCCCACTCCCTGACCTGATTCAATGGCTGGCGTTTACGCGCCGCACAGGCCAACTCAACCTGGCGCAGGGGCCAGACCGCGCCCAACTCGATGCCTTGCGCGCGGGCAAACTGGACGCTTTGCCCGGCAACAAACCGCGCCCGCGTGTTGAAGTTTATTTTGTCGAAGGCGGCATTGCCGGGGCCGCCGTCGCCGGTCGCGGCGCGGTGACCAATACCAATTCCATGCGCGCGCTGCTGGCGAACACCCTGAATTGGCAGACAGGCCGCTTCACCTTCAGCCTGGATCGTCTGCCCGCCTGGGCCGCCAAAGTCACGCAAACCTTCGCGGCTGAACGGTTGTTGCAAGCAGCTCTGGCCGATCAGGCTTCTGCCAAGCCTTCAGACACGCTGCTCCAATTCGATGGCGCTCCCTCGGACTCCGAAAATTTCACCTTGGCCGAACACCTGCGCCTCTATGCCGTCAGCCGCATTCAGGAGAAGGATTTCAAGATTCCCGCCTTGCCGGATTTGGCCGTGCGCGTGCTGGAACTGACGAGCGACGAAAACTTCTCGCTGCGTTCGCTCGGCGATTTGGTCATCAAAGATCAAGCCGTCGCCGCCCAAATCCTGCGCTATGCCAATTCGCCTTTGTACGGCTATTCCTATCGCGTGGATTCGCTCGAAGCCGCCGTCAAGCGCATCGGCGCGGGCGAAGTCGTCAACATCGTCATTGCCGCAGCCATCCAAACCCAGCGCACCAAGCGTGACCGCTTTGCCGCCGAAAAAGAACAGATGTGGAAGCTCTCTTCGGCGGCGGCCTTTATTGCCAAAACGATTGCCCAAAAAGTCGAGCTAAAAAGCAGCCTGGCCTTTTTGTGCAGCCTGCTGATGGATTTGGGCATCACGGTGCTTTACACCATTTTTCAGGACTTGCTCGAACGCCAAAACCTCGCGCGCGGGTTGCCGCCCCAGGTCGTCGAAACGCTCATCTGGGAATATCACCCGCGCATTGGCCGCGTTGTCGGCGAACAATGGCGCTTGCCCGGCGCGGTTATCGAAGCCATGGCCTTTCATCACGGTCTGGAAAAGAACTATTACGACCTGCCTTATGTGGCGGTCACGGCCCTCGCCGATTATCTGGCGACACTCGCCATCAATACGCCGCGCATAGATTTGGCGCCCGCCCTCGAACGCTTTTCGCCCACCTTGCTGGTCAACCATCCGGCGGGAACCTTGCTCAAGCTGACGCTGGAACAAGCGGCGGAAGTGCTGGCCGAATTGCCCCACAACCTGCGGCAGTCACGCGAATTCGTGCTGAGTTAA
- a CDS encoding pyridoxal phosphate-dependent aminotransferase: MTTAFPASNRANLTRLSATAAVVNAAAKLREQGVNLVDLGAGEPDFPTPAHIKDAAKRALDENFTKYTATSGILPLRQAVCGYINGHFGSDYAPEDCCIVVGGKQGIFNGVLALINSGDDVLVEKPCWVSFPEIVHMAEGNVVWVETEPTDFHLTAAAVEAALTPQAKLLIINSPSNPTGRVIDPAEFKQIIEVAVAQGLWVISDECYLQFVYPPQQPFSAAALPAELRERVLIAGSLSKTYAMTGWRVGYTLGPRAWINEIIKVQSQSATHAASIAQRAAITALTETQEPVNAMLAEYQRRAEWFIPALNAIPGIVCGRPEGAFYAFPNVKGLMSACGFATSKEVADELLWKHGVVTTDGGAFGAEGYLRMSYANSLAALQEAVQRIRQMVEQRVTHQSEKKAP; this comes from the coding sequence ATGACTACTGCTTTCCCCGCTTCCAACCGCGCCAACCTCACGCGCCTGTCCGCCACCGCCGCCGTCGTCAACGCCGCCGCCAAGTTGCGCGAACAGGGCGTCAATCTGGTAGACCTGGGTGCGGGCGAACCCGATTTCCCCACACCCGCGCATATCAAAGACGCCGCCAAACGCGCGCTCGATGAGAACTTCACCAAGTACACCGCGACGAGCGGCATCTTGCCGTTGCGGCAGGCCGTGTGCGGCTATATCAACGGCCACTTCGGTTCGGATTACGCGCCCGAAGATTGCTGCATCGTAGTGGGCGGTAAGCAGGGCATCTTCAATGGCGTGTTGGCACTGATCAATTCGGGCGACGATGTGCTGGTCGAAAAGCCCTGCTGGGTTTCCTTTCCTGAAATCGTCCACATGGCCGAGGGCAATGTTGTGTGGGTCGAGACCGAGCCAACCGACTTTCACCTGACCGCTGCCGCTGTTGAAGCGGCCCTCACGCCGCAAGCCAAACTGCTCATCATCAATTCCCCTTCCAATCCGACCGGGCGCGTCATTGATCCAGCGGAGTTCAAGCAAATCATCGAAGTCGCGGTCGCGCAGGGCCTGTGGGTCATCTCAGACGAATGCTATCTGCAATTTGTTTATCCGCCGCAACAGCCGTTTTCCGCCGCCGCCTTGCCCGCTGAATTGCGCGAGCGCGTGCTGATTGCCGGTTCGCTTTCCAAAACGTATGCGATGACGGGCTGGCGCGTGGGTTACACGCTAGGCCCGCGCGCGTGGATCAACGAGATCATCAAGGTGCAAAGCCAGTCGGCCACACACGCGGCTTCGATTGCGCAACGCGCGGCTATCACGGCGCTGACCGAAACGCAGGAACCAGTCAACGCAATGCTGGCCGAATACCAGCGCCGCGCCGAATGGTTTATCCCCGCGCTCAACGCAATCCCCGGCATCGTGTGCGGGCGGCCCGAAGGCGCGTTCTATGCTTTCCCGAACGTCAAAGGACTGATGAGCGCCTGTGGCTTCGCTACGTCCAAAGAAGTCGCCGACGAATTACTGTGGAAGCACGGCGTCGTGACGACTGATGGCGGCGCGTTCGGCGCGGAAGGGTACCTGCGGATGTCCTACGCAAATTCGCTCGCAGCCTTGCAGGAAGCTGTGCAGCGCATTCGCCAAATGGTTGAACAGCGCGTCACGCACCAAAGTGAAAAAAAAGCGCCCTGA